Proteins from a single region of Anastrepha ludens isolate Willacy chromosome 5, idAnaLude1.1, whole genome shotgun sequence:
- the LOC128863246 gene encoding nuclear pore complex protein Nup154, with the protein MPSINSSDFLDMAGNILERMDIRDSSSPGLLDVKINLTGVAQHGFATASGLNDYDYQNISSLSLGPKSAMQVHTVNKIPIPAEILEHFKHIKCHCMMGLFPEIGRAWLTIDSEIYIWTYEQARDVAYYDGLNHLIVSVGLAKPKAGVFINDVKYLLILTTPIEIIVLGVTFGDTTKIISSPMRNMQSTTTFEEMQLMNKPIFILNSDNVAINVVQCSQNGRIFLGGRDGCLYEIDYHADSSWFGKRCKKINHSQSVVSAMVPSFLKLFTDNDPIVNIVIDDNRQLLYVLTEKGSIEAWNIGADSGSTRRFARVSQNEVVQRASSILKTVDNSIFNKIKSICPLSSDDSLNLNLLAITQSGVRLFFATRPLSSTLSANQQMQQTQFSQTVQKQTSTSFSSTGTPGLVSTQSAQDYSKPQGLYLYHVRLPPGYTPNTTINKPKQVHSAYYSEGSLLLISTSQQDQDHLWSISSAPFLSRPYLAEATAMLNLDGIVWSLAEVRDKCESKLNSILRKAKKPKKVVLLTNQGAHIIALLKPVDILQQLLTTYNGPHNEAVKAFFQIQTECEACSTSLLIACADQFRNTDLALWAAQAFLLYGGEPYYHYQMLANTHGATSKINPMNPSLNVGHQGIDRSTPQMFVSTPMPHTAGGGMQMPRSPHISHSMQQSQYPLSPISGQDAGHDGGLIVNDYSTVIYSAKHDGLYLYVARLLRPIWKKRCVDSNLCSTLTQCDCTLILEDLFSLKVFMDAYIVNESSGMTRNMYSAPTTISNGFSHVLPSHNQLTTHDQRNATEQAQTEEKQSLSALYQLVKHVCEILSLWKILCEHQFQVLSTQLAKEEQTILSSSTFRDLTLTRTESCALLIAALINSYLKDNASVSIISAKLREVCPHLYRHEDAVTFKATEILLSAKSCDASDAKNEKLRTALQLCKDAAPNLPLQNICQQFSIAGFGEGVIELTATCAAKTDPEELGIRYYNSDEPTEDTEGYAAYSVRMTCYKEVRLMLDTIYQNYCNANETQEFELQRQICDTSENSFSVQIRKLVNLVIQIKDPLLHITIYQWLMAHDMISELLALPEPSLGEFLRRNVLNNPGNLNLVDLLWKYYEKNGRHAEAANILDNLASTESELILLDQRIEYLARAVMCMRNDSSGFSIANGILLKELEDKLEIARVQKCILDTFSAYRTPDNNVLQAIKKLNFTLYDITQLYQQFADPFDLWECKLTILNCSHHNDPLLIETVWSQIINKAVEGAGTTQERCTRVFTKIESLVKEFRESGHCFPLAFIIRELELKSCQLRFPEGIVPEKLVAMNIDIELLMEYYFRMISMNERVWANEGNEWHLVQSSIRVVTLLCGNMRSIWHRSKRRILGKAQDIVSTCLSFCYQKPDTEQLRNSLKALQCQLQDNLL; encoded by the coding sequence ATGCCGTCAATAAACTCATCTGATTTCCTGGACATGGCTGGTAACATATTAGAGCGAATGGATATACGAGACAGCTCATCGCCGGGGCTGCTAGATGTGAAAATTAATCTCACTGGAGTAGCTCAGCACGGTTTCGCCACAGCCAGTGGACTGAATGACTATGATTATCAAAACATCTCTAGTTTATCATTGGGCCCTAAGTCTGCGATGCAAGTGCACACAGTCAATAAAATTCCAATTCCAGCAGAGATTTTAGAGCATTTCAAGCATATAAAGTGCCATTGTATGATGGGATTGTTTCCCGAAATCGGTAGAGCGTGGTTGACTATTGACTCTGAAATTTATATTTGGACTTATGAGCAAGCGCGTGATGTTGCGTACTACGATGGACTAAATCATTTAATTGTCAGCGTGGGCTTGGCGAAGCCTAAAGCTGGTGTATTCATTAACgatgtgaaatatttattaattttgacaaCGCcaattgaaattattgtattgGGCGTAACATTTGGTGATACCACCAAAATTATTTCATCCCCCATGCGAAACATGCAAAGCACCACAACTTTCGAAGAAATGCaactaatgaataagccaatATTCATACTAAATTCTGATAATGTCGCTATCAATGTTGTGCAATGTAGTCAGAATGGACGTATTTTCCTTGGTGGACGGGATGGTTGCCTTTATGAAATCGATTATCATGCAGATTCTAGTTGGTTTGGAAAgcgttgcaaaaaaattaatcactctcaAAGTGTTGTGTCCGCCATGGTTCCTAGTTTTCTAAAACTCTTTACTGATAATGATCCAATCGTTAATATCGTAATCGATGACAATAGGCAACTTCTATATGTATTAACGGAGAAAGGATCTATAGAGGCCTGGAATATTGGTGCAGACTCTGGCAGTACGCGTCGATTTGCGCGGGTATCGCAGAACGAAGTTGTGCAGCGTGCAAGTAGTATTTTAAAAACCGTTGACAATtccatatttaacaaaattaaatcaatttgTCCTTTATCTAGTGATGATAGCTTGAATTTAAATCTACTTGCTATTACACAAAGCGGTGTACGATTATTTTTTGCTACTAGACCTCTGAGTTCAACTTTAAGTGCtaaccaacaaatgcaacaaaCACAATTTTCTCAAACTGTACAGAAGCAGACTTCCACAAGCTTTTCATCTACCGGTACTCCAGGTCTGGTTTCCACACAATCGGCTCAAGACTATAGCAAGCCTCAAGGATTATATTTATATCATGTTCGTCTTCCCCCCGGCTACACACCAAATACAACCATAAATAAACCGAAGCAGGTTCACTCTGCATATTATAGCGAAGGCTCTCTACTATTAATTTCTACATCGCAACAAGACCAAGATCATTTATGGTCTATAAGTTCGGCACCTTTTCTTAGTCGCCCATATTTGGCAGAAGCAACAGCAATGCTTAACTTAGACggaattgtttggagtctagCTGAAGTTCGGGATAAATGTGAATCTAAACTAAACTCAATTTTACGTAAagcaaaaaaaccgaaaaaggtTGTATTGTTGACAAATCAAGGCGCTCATATTATTGCCTTATTAAAGCCTGTGGATATACTTCAGCAGTTGCTTACCACCTACAATGGCCCTCATAATGAAGCTGTAAAAGCTTTCTTTCAAATACAAACCGAATGCGAGGCGTGTTCAACTTCTTTACTTATAGCTTGTGCGGATCAATTTCGCAATACAGATTTGGCGTTATGGGCTGCACAGGCGTTTCTTCTATACGGCGGTGAGCCTTATTATCACTACCAGATGCTTGCAAATACACACGGTGCTACGTCAAAGATAAACCCAATGAATCCTTCATTAAATGTAGGCCACCAAGGTATTGACCGTAGTACACCACAAATGTTTGTTTCAACTCCTATGCCACATACTGCTGGTGGGGGTATGCAAATGCCGCGTTCGCCACATATTTCACATTCAATGCAGCAGTCACAGTACCCGTTGAGCCCTATATCAGGTCAAGATGCTGGACACGATGGTGGTTTGATCGTCAATGACTATTCCACGGTCATATATTCTGCCAAGCATGACGGATTGTATTTGTACGTTGCACGTTTACTTCGTCCcatttggaaaaaacgttgcGTTGACTCGAATTTATGCAGCACATTAACCCAGTGCGATTGTACATTAATACTTGAAGACTTATTTTCGCTCAAGGTTTTTATGGATGCTTACATCGTGAATGAAAGTTCTGGTATGACACGTAATATGTATTCGGCTCCAACGACTATTTCAAATGGTTTTAGTCATGTACTCCCATCTCACAACCAGCTGACAACCCACGATCAACGGAATGCCACCGAGCAAGCCCAAACGGAAGAGAAACAATCCCTAAGCGCTTTATATCAATTGGTTAAACATGTTTGCGAAATACTATCACTGTGGAAAATCCTATGTGAGCATCAGTTTCAAGTGCTGTCGACTCAATTAGCAAAAGAAGAACAGACAATTTTGAGTTCGTCCACATTTCGCGATCTCACTCTTACCCGTACTGAATCCTGTGCTTTACTAATAGCTGCGCTAATTAATTCATATCTTAAAGATAATGCGAGTGTTAGCATAATTTCTGCTAAATTGAGGGAAGTTTGTCCCCACTTATATCGCCATGAAGATGCTGTCACCTTTAAGGCTACTGAAATATTGTTGTCTGCTAAAAGTTGTGACGCATCTGATGCAAAGAATGAAAAACTGCGTACAGCTTTACAACTCTGCAAGGATGCTGCGCCGAATTTGCCTCTACAAAACATATGCCAGCAATTTTCTATAGCCGGCTTTGGCGAAGGGGTTATAGAATTGACAGCAACATGTGCAGCTAAAACCGATCCAGAAGAACTTGGTATACGATATTACAACAGTGATGAGCCCACCGAAGATACGGAGGGATATGCCGCATATTCAGTCCGCATGACATGTTACAAAGAGGTCCGTTTGATGTTGGATACTATATATCAAAATTATTGTAATGCTAATGAAACGCAGGAGTTCGAATTGCAACGACAAATTTGTGACACCAGCGAAAATAGTTTCAGTGTTCAAATACGCAAGCTAGTAAATTTGGTCATACAAATAAAAGATCCACTACTTCACATCACTATATATCAGTGGTTGATGGCACATGATATGATATCAGAGTTATTGGCATTACCTGAGCCAAGTCTGGGGGAATTCTTGCGCCGTAATGTACTAAATAATCCCGGAAATCTTAATTTAGTCGATTTATTGTGGAAGTACTATGAGAAGAATGGTCGCCATGCAGAGGCTGCAAACATTTTAGATAATTTAGCCAGCACTGAAAGCGAATTAATATTACTTGATCAACGTATTGAATATCTAGCAAGGGCAGTTATGTGTATGCGCAATGATAGTTCGGGCTTTTCTATAGCCAATGGAATCTTGCTTAAAGAGCTAGAGGATAAACTTGAAATAGCGCGTGTACAAAAGTGCATACTAGACACTTTTTCTGCATATAGAACGCCGGACAACAACGTTTTACAAGCTATAAAGAAACTCAATTTCACATTGTACGATATAACACAGCTCTATCAGCAATTTGCCGATCCCTTTGATTTGTGGGAATGTAAGCTAACTATTCTGAACTGCTCGCACCACAATGATCCATTGTTAATTGAAACAGTTTGGAGTCAAATTATTAATAAGGCTGTCGAAGGTGCTGGAACCACACAAGAACGGTGCACACGCGTGTTTACTAAGATAGAATCGCTCGTAAAGGAGTTCCGCGAATCTGGGCATTGTTTCCCATTAGCATTTATTATTCGTGAGCTTGAATTGAAGTCATGTCAGCTCCGTTTCCCCGAAGGCATCGTGCCTGAGAAGCTGGTTGCCATGAATATAGATATTGAGCTTTTAATGGAATATTACTTTAGAATGATTTCAATGAATGAACGTGTTTGGGCGAATGAAGGTAACGAGTGGCATCTTGTGCAATCGTCTATACGTGTGGTAACCTTACTATGTGGGAACATGCGTTCTATATGGCATCGATCCAAACGACGCATCCTTGGAAAGGCGCAGGATATCGTATCGACTTGTTTAAGTTTCTGTTATCAAAAACCTGATACTGAGCAGTTACGAAactctttaaaagcattacaaTGTCAACTGCAAgataatttattgtga
- the LOC128863097 gene encoding protein valois has protein sequence MFPVKHGVIYRTPEQHQPPDDTNLAGNTEYPNLNSRDYAKRPLNRHIRMHQAWECIAFNTEQQAIIATNKLSGREWAGSIWGFEDVGDGTKLKPAKACYKLQCQTLISCLQFIADNIFLVAMRSGRVQVWSTKSEVRSPQTPYCMFLIGDKCEHMRPVTCMNVKANMEHAITGSKDGALKVWDVGCADLISIHTFRYAHTDVVTGVATSNTETSIFATCSLDHSALLWDDRLTRPAIALCEDHPSRFKNLAWADVNEISNDNMVYLGDESGFVHAVDKRLPHKFVQSSKCLNRPIHKIVPKGNKIAVIGDTNIVKIIEATDHITIYTNVEAESFVRDGVWRGASELLTVGYEGKLRIHKLQ, from the exons atgtttcctgtaAAGCATGGTGTGATTTATAGAACACCGGAACAACACCAGCCTCCAGATGACACCAATCTTGCTGGTAATACGGAATATCCTAATCTGAACTCGCGCGATTACGCGAAGAGGCCATTAAATCGGCATATCCGCATGCATCAAGCTTGGGAATGTATTGCTTTTAATACAGAGCAACAGGCAATAATAGCCACAAATAAATTATCGGGGCGTGAATGGGCAGGATCGATTTGGGGATTTGAAGATGTTGGCGATGGGACCAAGTTGAAACCAGCAAAAGCGTGCTACAAACTTCAATGTCAAACGCTAATTTCCTGCTTGCAATTCATTGCAGATAATATT TTCCTTGTCGCAATGCGGTCGGGACGTGTACAAGTATGGTCCACCAAATCTGAGGTGCGCAGCCCCCAAACACCTTACTGTATGTTTTTGATAGGTGACAAATGTGAGCATATGCGTCCAGTTACGTGCATGAATGTGAAGGCGAATATGGAGCATGCAATTACCGGCAGCAAAGATGGCGctttgaaa GTTTGGGATGTAGGTTGTGCTGATCTTATCTCCATTCACACTTTTCGGTATGCACATACTGATGTAGTTACTGGTGTTGCAACGTCAAATACGGAGACATCAATATTTGCAACATGCTCATTGGATCATAGTGCTTTACTTTGGGATGACAGATTAACAAGACCCGCAATAG CTCTGTGCGAAGATCACCCCTCTCGCTTTAAAAATTTGGCATGGGCTGACGTCAACGAAATTTCCAATGATAATATGGTGTATTTAGGCGATGAATCTGGCTTTGTTCATGCAGTTGATAAACGTTTACCTCACAAATTTGTCCAGAGCTCCAAATGTTTAAACAGACCAATTCATAAAATTGTGCCAAAAGG AAATAAAATAGCTGTTATTGGGGACActaatatagtgaaaataatTGAAGCGACCGATCACATCACCATTTATACAAATGTTGAGGCTGAGAGTTTTGTGCGAGACGGCGTTTGGCGAGGGGCTTCAGAACTGTTAACAGTTGGATATGAGGGCAAACTGCGTATACATAAGTTACAGTAA
- the LOC128863096 gene encoding transcription factor TFIIIB component B'' homolog, with translation MAMRRPRIKATALLTTKRKSRDVKSEQALKSASDDCAADKSDGLSNALVENEGSKSKDSTLSNKEGNRFHDVASPVAETKELRSNQPVTERSIETVKGKGESSERDYGNYSNCESSAVAQTEVQSSDKIKTNEIAKNEKVAENADTSFKCPARVEYMRGNSQVTANVGTEDAFYTDMEESILQLDMQKTVPEKVPSPLKQQARQRIRPIPLFQRRNSFVSTASPVQGPSEDISTLTDIQSQDSTSVPEGEMVETSTAQKINPLTHRRERHYSASMVPSPVSTNAATGQHHYTPHKFTPTMGHGRIRTESNCSAFSDSFITPSKLRKNEEHANRPNSRRDFSCRIVNGNLDKSSLKMFDLIYYNPVTNPMEKRTAMPNIKKECTVDENDAKQTLDTKMEISDKTNTAMPVPQLKLNANGDLILDEKTLEIETTAEQEARKVLANSSLIFLDENTGMNGFYKRQKRTKEWPPEETIKFYRCLQTVGTDFSLMCQLFPKRTRRDLKLKFKKEERSNLALINKALLYPKLFNIDDLKTQLETEEREREEALQRWKEIHSKEAKTIKKVKINSSTAARALKNGDDVYENENVVKRKLSRRSNACEKKKTDSFKKPKISQTQHANGLPDDATAEQSKKQKSRQKQSTLHNNSAETASTEVAPMTLPTMPREITPVKLEVANATSYAVKAEHHSSHDSNFLNSDLPQSNVEESSEIASRLDQIEEEFISFITPTSSGVADYNKEILTPNNETHANCIVAAEAESKTFVDLDDGTVNTLQEDEDPTLMDSMPATPMSLTHRDVDECDIQQILIDLAHGSLVLVSTLDPDNADQVVNEIYMMDKTTGELCDKPLDIPESIVQGVLSVMS, from the exons ATGGCCATGCGCCGACCCCGAATAAAAGCCACAGCACTTTTGACAACAAAACGAAAATCACGGGATGTCAAATCGGAACAAGCATTAAAATCCGCAAGCGATGATTGCGCTGCAGATAAATCTGATGGGTTATCTAATGCTCTCGTTGAAAATGAGGGTAGCAAATCAAAAGATTCCACTCTTTCTAATAAAGAGGGCAACCGATTTCATGACGTAGCATCTCCTGTTGCCGAAACGAAAGAGCTTCGAAGTAATCAGCCCGTCACTGAAAGATCTATTGAAACTGTAAAAGGTAAAGGCGAGAGTTCGGAAAGAGATTATGGAAATTATTCAAATTGTGAAAGTAGTGCGGTTGCACAAACGGAGGTTCAATCTTCcgacaaaatcaaaacaaatgagattgccaaaaacGAAAAAGTAGCAGAAAACGCCGACACTTCATTTAAATGTCCTGCTCGTGTTGAATATATGCGAGGTAATAGCCAAGTTACTGCAAATGTCGGTACAGAGGATGCTTTCTATACGGATATGGAAGAAAGTATATTGCAATTAGACATGCAAAAAACTGTTCCTGAGAAAGTTCCTTCTCCACTAAAGCAACAAGCGCGGCAACGAATACGACCCATCCCTTTATTTCAGAGACGTAATAGTTTTGTCAGCACAGCAAGTCCCGTACAAGGACCATCTGAAGACATTTCAA CGCTAACCGATATACAATCGCAAGACTCGACGTCAGTCCCAGAAGGAGAGATGGTAGAAACTTCAACTgctcaaaaaataaatccacttaCACATCGGAGAGAGCGTCACTACTCAGCTTCAATGGTTCCTTCACCGGTTTCAACAAATGCAGCTACGGGACAGCATCATTACACACCGCACAAATTCACACCCACAATGGGGCATGGCCGCATACGCACTGAATCGAATTGTTCCGCCTTTTCAGATTCATTTATAACGCCATCGAAGCTTCGTAAAAATGAAGAACATGCGAACCGTCCTAATTCCCGACGTGATTTCTCTTGCCGTATTGTGAATGGGAATCTCGACAAATCTTcgttaaaaatgtttgatttaatcTATTATAATCCGGTTACCAATCCCATGGAGAAACGCACAGCGATGCccaatattaaaaaagagtGTACAGTAGACGAAAATGATGCGAAGCAAACGTTAGATACAAAGATGGAAATAAGTGATAAAACAAATACTGCAATGCCGGTGCCACAATTAAAGTTGAATGCAAATGGAGACCTGATACTCGACGAAAAAACGTTGGAAATTGAAACAACTGCAGAACAAGAGGCTCGCAAAGTTCTTGCTAACTCGTCTTTAATATTTCTCGATGAAAACACTGGCATGAACGGTTTCTATAAGCGTCAAAAACGTACCAAGGAATGGCCACCTGAAGAGACGATAAAATTTTATCGGTGTTTGCAAACGGTGGGCACTGACTTCTCACTGATGTGCCAATTATTCCCGAAACGTACGCGCCGTGatctaaaacttaaatttaaaaaagaagaacGCAGCAATTTAGCATTAATAAACAAAGCTTTGTTGTATCCCAAGCTTTTTAATATCGATGATTTAAAGACTCAACTAGAGACTGAAGAACGAGAGAGGGAAGAAGCGCTTCAGCGGTGGAAGGAAATACATTCAAAAGAGgctaaaacaattaaaaag GTCAAAATCAACAGCAGTACAGCAGCCCGTGCACTTAAAAACGGTGATGATGTGTATGAGAATGAAAATGTTGTTAAACGTAAGCTGAGTCGGCGGTCCAACGCGTGCGAAAAGAAAAAGACTGATAGCTTTAAAAAACCCAAAATATCACAAACCCAGCACGCAAATGGTCTTCCCGATGACGCCACAGCTGaacaatcaaaaaaacaaaaatcgcgaCAAAAACAGAGTACATTACATAATAACTCCGCAGAAACCGCATCAACAGAGGTAGCACCAATGACATTACCAACTATGCCACGCGAAATCACGCCTGTGAAACTTGAAGTAGCGAATGCTACAAGCTATGCAGTCAAAGCTGAGCACCACTCCAGTCATGATAGCAACTTTTTAAACTCTGACCTTCCTCAAAGTAATGTTGAAGAAAGTTCAGAAATAGCGAGCCGATTAGACCAAATCGAGGAGGAATTCATTAGCTTTATAACACCTACAAGTTCTGGTGTAGCAgattataataaagaaatattaacaCCAAATAATGAAACGCATGCGAATTGCATTGTAGCAGCAGAAGCTGaaagtaaaacttttgtggaCCTGGATGATGGGACAGTAAATACGTTGCAAGAGGACGAAGATCCAACATTAATGGATTCAATGCCTGCTACACCTATGTCGCTTACGCATCGTGATGTAGATGAGTGTGATATTCAACAAATATTAATTGACTTGGCGCATGGTTCTTTAGTACTTGTCTCTACGCTAGACCCCGATAATGCAGATCAAGTCGTGAACGAAATTTATATGATGGACAAAACTACTGGCGAATTATGTGACAAACCCCTGGATATACCAGAGTCAATAGTACAGGGCGTTTTGTCTGTGATGAGTTAA
- the LOC128863659 gene encoding stAR-related lipid transfer protein 7, mitochondrial — MFSRILLNIKHRSNITLRSWSYQCESILAQRSRRIQQLFSFYHRVYGSNGLQRLLRSYHKQFEPPIRGIMLSAVGVVGLKLTSVCEAAGFNWEKERLSLKNFDLCKRDIDFINQLPNNKLCSLCKEKHMKYCYCSVGNKKCRSLKDGRESIRNCQRPLNLPTNPPPLGNKVIEGVNENQWEPYFSKDEFSIWRREERSAMYSYKVYARFDDVSAEDLLHVQTDLGYRRLWDETAVRLELIEEDPTPNTNSHLIYWEMQWPRLFSNRDYVYCRRFVTDVKLNVMMVCSLGAQHAKYPVYSNKVRVNDYWSLMVIKPFKTFGEPGVHYILTYYDDPGLPIPQNIKSWVAQKQMPEFLKKMYLATKQYSFNRALEMQHIFSMSNFQLQNHEYLANESRTSWLRKILRTREPGTGK; from the coding sequence ATGTTTAGTCGTATTTTGTTGAACATTAAGCATCGATCTAATATTACATTGCGCTCATGGTCATACCAATGCGAGTCGATTTTAGCTCAACGTTCACGTCGAATTCAGCAGTTATTTTCATTCTACCACCGCGTATACGGTTCAAATGGGCTACAACGATTGCTCCGCTCCTACCACAAACAGTTTGAACCACCAATAAGAGGCATAATGCTAAGTGCAGTGGGAGTAGTGGGTTTAAAACTCACTTCAGTATGTGAAGCAGCAGGATTCAATTGGGAAAAAGAACGTTTAAGCCTTAAAAATTTTGACCTTTGCAAGCGAGATATTGACTTTATTAACCAGTtgccaaataataaattatgttCTTTGTGCAAAGAGAAGCACATGAAATACTGTTATTGCTCAGTGGGTAATAAAAAGTGTCGATCGCTTAAAGATGGGCGAGAGAGTATTCGTAACTGCCAGCGTCCGCTAAATTTACCCACAAATCCTCCACCTTTAGGTAACAAAGTAATAGAAGGAGTTAATGAAAACCAGTGGGAGCCATATTTTAGCAAAGATGAGTTTTCAATTTGGCGACGGGAGGAACGATCAGCTATGTACTCTTATAAGGTGTATGCGCGCTTTGATGATGTCTCGGCTGAAGATCTGCTACATGTCCAGACAGACCTGGGATATCGTCGATTATGGGATGAAACGGCTGTACGGCTAGAATTAATAGAAGAGGACCCAACACCCAATACAAATTCGCATCTAATTTACTGGGAAATGCAATGGCCAAGACTTTTCTCTAACCGAGACTATGTCTATTGTCGTCGCTTTGTGACCGACGTCAAACTTAATGTTATGATGGTATGCAGTCTAGGTGCACAACATGCCAAATATCCAGTTTACTCGAACAAAGTCCGCGTTAACGATTACTGGAGTTTGATGGTTATAAAACCTTTTAAAACTTTCGGTGAACCAGGAGTGCACTACATACTAACATATTACGATGATCCAGGACTGCCAATTCctcaaaatattaaatcatGGGTGGCACAAAAACAAATgccagaatttttgaaaaaaatgtacctTGCGACGAAACAGTACTCTTTTAACCGAGCACTCGAGATGCAACACATATTCAGTATGTCGAACTTCCAACTACAAAATCATGAATACTTGGCAAATGAATCCAGAACGAGCTGGCTTAGAAAAATTCTTCGCACACGTGAACCAGGAACCGGAAAATAG